One part of the Pannonibacter sp. XCT-53 genome encodes these proteins:
- the lpxK gene encoding tetraacyldisaccharide 4'-kinase, whose protein sequence is MKTAPAFWWQPGLSLRAALLAPAALVYGAIAGRRMLARPVYESRLPVVCIGNFTVGGTGKTPFALRLAALLQAGGHRPVFLLRGYGGRERGPLRVDPDHHTSGQVGDEAFLLARAAPTIVAADRAAGARLAETLDADLILMDDGFQNPALHKDLTFALVDAAVGTGNGFVLPAGPLRAPLGSQILRADALVVVGEGDRADPVIHRAARRALPVLRARIEPEDTRRFEGLPVLAYAGIGRPEKFFDTLRRLGADLRETRSFADHHAFREDEARDLITRAEAAGLQLVTTAKDMARIEASDGEIFHWLAKESDVLRVTLAVEPEDRLQQLVADALRRRAFRA, encoded by the coding sequence ATGAAGACCGCGCCAGCCTTCTGGTGGCAGCCGGGGCTCAGCCTCCGGGCCGCCCTTCTGGCACCGGCGGCCCTCGTCTATGGCGCCATCGCCGGCCGCCGCATGCTGGCGCGTCCCGTCTATGAGAGCCGGCTGCCCGTCGTCTGCATCGGCAATTTCACCGTTGGCGGCACCGGCAAGACCCCCTTTGCTCTGAGGCTGGCCGCCCTGCTGCAGGCCGGTGGCCATCGTCCCGTGTTCCTGCTGCGCGGCTACGGCGGGCGGGAGCGCGGTCCGCTCAGGGTCGATCCGGACCATCACACCAGCGGCCAGGTGGGCGACGAGGCCTTCCTGCTTGCCCGGGCCGCGCCGACCATCGTTGCGGCCGACCGGGCCGCGGGCGCCCGCCTTGCGGAAACCCTCGATGCCGACCTGATCCTGATGGACGACGGCTTCCAGAACCCGGCCCTCCACAAGGATCTGACCTTCGCGCTGGTGGATGCGGCCGTCGGAACGGGCAACGGCTTCGTCCTGCCGGCCGGACCGCTCAGGGCGCCGCTCGGCAGCCAGATCCTGCGGGCCGATGCGCTGGTCGTGGTCGGGGAGGGGGATCGCGCCGATCCGGTCATCCACCGGGCGGCCCGCCGGGCCTTGCCCGTGCTGCGGGCAAGGATCGAGCCCGAGGACACCCGGCGCTTCGAGGGTCTGCCCGTGCTCGCCTATGCCGGCATCGGCCGGCCCGAGAAGTTCTTCGACACCCTGCGCCGGCTCGGCGCCGATCTGCGCGAGACCCGGTCCTTCGCCGATCACCACGCCTTCCGCGAGGACGAGGCCCGCGACCTGATCACCCGCGCCGAGGCGGCCGGGCTCCAGCTTGTCACCACCGCCAAGGACATGGCGCGCATCGAGGCCAGCGACGGCGAGATCTTCCACTGGCTGGCCAAGGAAAGCGACGTGCTTCGGGTCACGCTCGCCGTCGAGCCGGAGGACCGGCTGCAGCAACTGGTGGCGGACGCCTTGCGCCGGCGGGCGTTCCGGGCCTGA
- a CDS encoding 3-deoxy-D-manno-octulosonic acid transferase, whose product MADRDKVARSLTLRSWRLLASLALPILRLIHASRLKAGKEDPARSAERFGFAAVPRPEGRLVWIHAASVGETNSILPLVERLTADGHAVLLTTVTRTSAEIAAQRLPAGAIHQFSPFDAPQLVTRFLDHWRPDLALVVESELWPSTFSLLALRGIPLVIVNGRMSARSFVGWRRAGRIARALFSCVDLCLAQSQPDAARYRQLGIAAVRSPGNLKYDAEPPSADPAALAALSSRLDGRTVWLAASTHPGEEEIALDAHEDLRARHPDLLLLLMPRHPARGDEVAAMLQARRLGHARRSAGELPGPDDSVYLVDTLGEMGVALRLARAVFLGGSFALVGGHNPVEPAQLGVPLITGPHVANARALYRDLWDGQASLRVDEPAGLAAALDGLLRDPVAAAAMAARARAVSGEGAGALKRTLDELQPFLYPAASDGKPGDA is encoded by the coding sequence ATGGCTGATCGGGACAAGGTTGCCCGTTCCCTGACCCTGCGCTCCTGGCGCCTGCTCGCCAGCCTGGCCCTCCCCATCCTGCGGCTGATCCATGCCTCGCGACTGAAGGCCGGCAAGGAAGACCCTGCCCGCAGCGCCGAACGCTTCGGCTTTGCTGCCGTGCCGCGCCCGGAGGGCCGGCTCGTCTGGATCCATGCCGCCAGCGTCGGCGAAACCAACTCCATCCTGCCGCTGGTCGAGCGGCTCACGGCCGACGGCCACGCGGTCCTGCTGACGACCGTGACCCGGACCTCGGCGGAGATCGCCGCGCAGCGCCTGCCGGCCGGCGCGATCCACCAGTTTTCCCCCTTCGACGCGCCGCAGCTCGTGACCCGGTTCCTCGACCACTGGCGACCGGACCTGGCGCTGGTGGTGGAGTCCGAGCTGTGGCCCTCGACCTTTTCCCTCCTGGCCCTGCGCGGCATTCCGCTTGTGATCGTCAACGGCCGCATGTCGGCCCGCTCCTTCGTCGGCTGGCGTCGGGCCGGGCGCATCGCGCGGGCCCTGTTCTCCTGCGTCGACCTGTGCCTGGCCCAGAGCCAGCCGGATGCGGCGCGCTACCGCCAGCTTGGCATTGCGGCCGTCCGCTCGCCCGGCAACCTGAAGTATGACGCGGAGCCGCCATCGGCCGATCCCGCGGCGCTTGCTGCCCTGTCCAGCCGTCTGGACGGGCGCACCGTCTGGCTGGCGGCCTCCACCCATCCGGGCGAGGAGGAAATCGCCCTCGACGCCCACGAGGACCTGCGCGCCAGACACCCGGACCTCCTGTTGCTGCTGATGCCGCGCCATCCCGCCCGCGGCGATGAGGTTGCGGCCATGCTGCAGGCCCGCCGTCTCGGGCACGCCCGCCGCTCGGCCGGCGAGCTGCCCGGTCCCGACGACAGCGTCTATCTTGTCGACACGCTCGGCGAGATGGGGGTCGCGCTGCGGCTTGCCCGGGCAGTCTTCCTTGGCGGCTCCTTCGCGCTCGTCGGGGGGCACAATCCGGTGGAGCCCGCCCAGCTCGGCGTCCCGCTCATCACCGGCCCGCATGTGGCCAATGCCCGGGCGCTCTACCGCGATCTCTGGGACGGGCAGGCGTCGCTGCGGGTGGATGAGCCGGCAGGGCTGGCTGCTGCCCTCGACGGGCTGCTGCGTGATCCTGTCGCTGCGGCGGCCATGGCCGCCCGCGCCCGGGCCGTGTCCGGCGAAGGCGCCGGTGCGCTGAAGCGCACGTTGGACGAACTCCAGCCCTTCCTCTACCCTGCAGCGAGCGACGGGAAGCCGGGAGACGCCTGA
- a CDS encoding lysophospholipid acyltransferase family protein, with translation MLKTLGRHPALLKAVGTSLAGWLRFVRRTNSMVIDPPGAYDRLKPELPVIVAMWHGQHFMMPFTRPDGWPVHVMISRSADGEINAIAAERLGLGLIRASGSQKAHQIAKRGGLRGFIEAMRVLREGGSVALTADVPKGPARVSGPGIVQLARHSGRPIVPFAIATSRSIELNSWDKASINLPFGRAAIAIGDFIHVSSEATDEDMENARLQVEAGLNEVTRRAYQLVGRSDG, from the coding sequence ATGCTGAAGACACTTGGCCGGCATCCTGCGCTGCTCAAGGCCGTCGGCACCTCGCTGGCGGGCTGGCTGCGCTTCGTGCGCCGCACCAACAGCATGGTCATCGACCCGCCCGGGGCCTATGACCGGCTGAAGCCGGAGCTTCCGGTCATCGTGGCCATGTGGCACGGCCAGCACTTCATGATGCCCTTCACCCGCCCGGACGGCTGGCCCGTGCATGTGATGATCTCGCGCTCGGCCGATGGCGAGATCAACGCCATCGCAGCGGAAAGGCTCGGGCTTGGCCTCATTCGCGCCTCGGGCAGTCAGAAGGCGCACCAGATCGCCAAGCGCGGCGGCCTGCGTGGCTTCATCGAGGCGATGCGCGTGCTGCGCGAGGGCGGCAGCGTCGCCCTGACCGCCGACGTGCCGAAGGGTCCGGCACGGGTCTCCGGGCCCGGCATCGTGCAGCTCGCCCGCCATTCCGGCCGGCCGATCGTTCCCTTTGCCATTGCCACCAGCCGCTCGATCGAGCTGAACTCCTGGGACAAGGCCAGCATCAACCTGCCGTTCGGCCGGGCCGCCATTGCCATCGGCGACTTCATCCACGTCTCCTCCGAAGCCACCGACGAGGACATGGAGAACGCCCGCCTGCAGGTGGAGGCCGGGCTCAACGAGGTCACCCGGCGGGCCTACCAACTGGTCGGGCGCAGCGATGGCTGA
- a CDS encoding DUF4170 domain-containing protein translates to MSTETGTKQLLHLVFGGELDDPAGLTFRDLDKLDIVGIYPNYATAYAAWKSRAQATVDNAHMRYFIVHMHRLLDPTTAA, encoded by the coding sequence ATGAGCACCGAAACGGGCACCAAACAGCTTCTGCATCTCGTGTTTGGCGGCGAACTGGATGATCCGGCCGGCCTGACCTTCCGCGATCTGGACAAGCTCGACATCGTCGGCATCTACCCGAACTATGCCACCGCCTACGCCGCCTGGAAGTCCAGGGCCCAGGCGACCGTCGACAATGCGCACATGCGCTACTTCATCGTCCACATGCACCGCCTGCTGGACCCCACCACCGCCGCCTGA
- a CDS encoding inositol monophosphatase family protein: MPEAAHSQDLALLEEAARRSGEIALGYFGKDPRTWMKDGASPVSEADMAVDAWLKQHLLAARPDYGWLSEETADTPDRLQRRQLFIVDPIDGTRAFLAGKDEWTVSLAMVTDGRPRAAALFNPVRGEMYLAVQGGGTRLNGRLVQTGARQDIAGATVLGPQGLLAAAARSGLVPAGTIGSLAYRIALVAKADVDVAVARPRSHDWDLAAADLLVQEAGGRLTDLGGATLTYNRESLRHPELVAAGDSLHGAAVRLFADLADKAS; encoded by the coding sequence GTGCCTGAGGCCGCCCACAGCCAGGATCTGGCCCTGCTCGAGGAGGCGGCCCGCCGGTCCGGCGAGATCGCCCTCGGGTACTTCGGCAAGGATCCCCGAACCTGGATGAAGGACGGGGCTTCGCCGGTGTCGGAGGCCGACATGGCCGTCGATGCCTGGCTGAAGCAGCATCTCCTGGCGGCCCGGCCCGACTACGGCTGGCTGTCCGAGGAGACCGCCGACACTCCCGACCGGCTGCAGCGGCGCCAGCTCTTCATCGTCGATCCGATCGACGGCACCCGGGCCTTTCTCGCCGGCAAGGACGAATGGACCGTGTCACTGGCGATGGTGACCGACGGCCGCCCGCGCGCGGCCGCCCTCTTCAATCCGGTGCGCGGCGAGATGTATCTGGCCGTGCAGGGCGGCGGCACCCGCCTCAACGGCCGTCTTGTCCAGACCGGCGCCCGGCAGGACATCGCAGGGGCCACCGTCCTCGGCCCGCAGGGCCTGCTTGCGGCGGCTGCCCGGTCCGGCCTCGTGCCGGCCGGAACCATCGGCTCGCTCGCCTACCGCATCGCCCTGGTCGCCAAGGCAGATGTGGACGTGGCCGTAGCACGCCCGCGCTCGCACGACTGGGATCTTGCGGCTGCGGATCTTTTGGTGCAGGAAGCGGGCGGACGGCTGACCGATCTCGGCGGCGCCACGCTGACTTACAACCGCGAGAGCCTGCGCCATCCCGAGCTGGTGGCCGCCGGCGACAGCCTGCACGGGGCGGCCGTCCGCCTGTTTGCGGACCTCGCGGACAAGGCGTCCTGA
- a CDS encoding TldD/PmbA family protein, which produces MTDVIDKSELETRAARLVEAALKAGADACDAVAITGVSLSVDVREGKVEETDRSEGDDVTLRVFIGRRSASVSANTLDDPRALAERAVAMARVTPEDPYAGLADPDLLLKQIPDLDLLDSRELGAAELKDLALAAEAAGLEVAGVSKSGGASASWRLAGMVLATSHGFTGAYTTSRYGLSMTAVAGEGTAMERDYDFDYQTFFADMEDPARIGRRAGERAVRRLNPQKLTTRTATVLYEARAARSFLGHLSGAVNGAAIARGTSFLKDRMGQPVFAPGIRITDDPLKPRGAATRPFDGEGLGAGAFDLIDDGVLRHWFLDSATARELGLAPNGRAHRGGAGTSPGATNLTLHPGRESLEDMMRAAGSGLLVTDLIGHGVNGVTGDYSRGASGFWFENGEIVTPVSEITIAGNLKDMFARLRPGSDLDARYSAASPSVAIEGLTIAGA; this is translated from the coding sequence ATGACCGACGTCATCGACAAGAGCGAACTGGAGACCCGCGCCGCGCGGCTGGTCGAGGCGGCGCTGAAGGCCGGCGCCGATGCCTGCGATGCCGTTGCGATCACGGGCGTGTCCCTGTCGGTGGATGTGCGCGAGGGCAAGGTCGAGGAGACCGACCGGTCCGAGGGCGACGACGTCACCCTGCGCGTCTTCATCGGTCGCCGCAGCGCCTCCGTGTCCGCCAACACGCTGGACGATCCGCGCGCGCTGGCCGAACGGGCCGTGGCGATGGCGCGGGTGACACCGGAGGATCCCTATGCCGGGCTGGCCGATCCCGACTTGCTCCTGAAGCAGATCCCGGATCTCGACCTGCTCGACAGCCGCGAGCTTGGCGCAGCCGAGCTGAAGGATCTGGCCCTTGCCGCCGAAGCCGCAGGCCTCGAGGTCGCCGGTGTCTCCAAGTCGGGCGGCGCCAGCGCGTCCTGGCGGCTGGCCGGCATGGTGCTGGCCACCAGCCACGGCTTCACCGGCGCCTACACCACGTCGCGCTACGGCCTGTCGATGACGGCGGTTGCCGGCGAGGGCACGGCGATGGAGCGCGACTACGACTTCGACTACCAGACCTTTTTCGCCGACATGGAGGATCCGGCGCGGATCGGCCGCCGGGCCGGCGAGCGGGCCGTGCGCCGGCTCAATCCGCAGAAGCTGACGACCCGCACGGCCACCGTCCTGTACGAGGCCCGCGCCGCGCGCAGCTTCCTCGGCCATCTCTCCGGTGCGGTGAACGGGGCGGCGATCGCCCGCGGCACCAGCTTTCTGAAGGACCGCATGGGCCAGCCGGTCTTCGCGCCCGGCATCCGCATCACCGACGATCCGCTGAAGCCGCGCGGGGCCGCGACCCGGCCCTTCGACGGCGAGGGGCTTGGCGCCGGGGCCTTCGACCTGATCGACGACGGTGTGCTCAGGCACTGGTTCCTCGACAGCGCGACGGCACGCGAGCTGGGGCTTGCCCCGAATGGCCGCGCCCATCGCGGCGGCGCCGGGACGTCGCCGGGGGCCACCAACCTGACCCTGCATCCGGGGCGGGAGAGCCTTGAGGACATGATGCGCGCCGCCGGATCGGGCCTTCTCGTCACCGACCTCATCGGTCATGGCGTCAACGGCGTCACCGGCGACTATTCGCGCGGTGCGTCCGGCTTCTGGTTCGAGAACGGCGAGATCGTCACGCCGGTCAGCGAGATCACCATCGCAGGCAACCTCAAGGACATGTTTGCCCGGCTCCGTCCGGGCTCCGACCTCGATGCCCGCTATTCCGCCGCCTCGCCGAGCGTTGCCATCGAGGGGCTGACCATTGCCGGTGCCTGA
- a CDS encoding DUF6101 family protein, which translates to MERHLGRQTAIDGAHGSGSGGAKRLDPASLPVKFDTTMSAPPTGGAARVAARVYLDRDTAIIKRPLAGLPLTLVVPIHVFQGVAVEITPGALPGTLTARLFLRHADPALCVPLREADNAEDLADDWAMWGESLKLPLLMCEPDGTISTVSAAPGSSFAPDRRRVYALTARRPRFLNRRKTGRLHPVQTVHRGEREIIARH; encoded by the coding sequence ATGGAGAGGCACTTGGGACGTCAGACAGCCATTGACGGAGCACACGGATCCGGGTCGGGCGGCGCAAAGCGGCTCGACCCAGCCTCCCTGCCGGTCAAATTCGACACCACCATGAGCGCCCCGCCGACCGGAGGCGCTGCCCGCGTCGCAGCCCGCGTCTATCTGGACCGGGACACGGCCATCATCAAGCGCCCGCTCGCCGGGTTGCCCCTGACCCTCGTGGTCCCGATCCATGTCTTTCAGGGCGTGGCGGTCGAAATCACGCCGGGCGCCCTGCCCGGAACGCTCACCGCCCGCCTGTTCCTGCGCCATGCGGATCCTGCGCTCTGCGTCCCGCTGCGGGAGGCAGACAATGCCGAGGATCTCGCCGACGACTGGGCCATGTGGGGCGAGAGCCTGAAACTGCCGCTGCTGATGTGCGAGCCGGATGGCACCATCAGCACCGTCAGCGCCGCCCCGGGCAGCAGCTTTGCCCCGGACCGGCGGCGGGTCTATGCCCTCACCGCCCGCCGGCCCCGCTTCCTCAACCGGCGCAAGACGGGCCGGCTGCATCCGGTCCAGACGGTTCACAGAGGCGAGCGCGAGATCATCGCCCGCCACTGA
- a CDS encoding GGDEF domain-containing protein has protein sequence MRLDVVTLNAALTVMQMVGAGMLFFVWRFSMHKSGSQKDSIRLWSMALLMVGFGMLLLSLRGQIPDAISIVVGNGLVLGGMGMRIAAISTFWRISRYNLAAFLPTAVWLLLCLYPPFYESYLARSLYQHLALTATSATAIYLSVTLNTDGIRAARWLSWVMTLELLAQSALFIGVYASGMTRFEQALSSQIFAGYILWMIMAVMATIICAFAMVIEREERYLRDQARRDPLTGLANRRDFFESVRRWIETAGPERSYAVALFDLDEFKSVNDRYGHAMGDEMLLTFAACCNQLRGADDIVGRLGGEEFVVFLPDSEDICAFEFADRLRQRFAAEVRAKTGGILITTTSAGIHAGSTSGQSLDAVMAHADEALYAAKRSGRNRVMRAPAAEPDLAVQASHPRAGGALRSALVMRGV, from the coding sequence ATGCGCCTGGACGTCGTCACGCTGAATGCAGCTCTCACCGTCATGCAGATGGTCGGTGCGGGCATGCTGTTTTTCGTGTGGCGTTTCTCCATGCACAAGAGCGGGTCGCAGAAGGACTCCATCCGGCTGTGGTCGATGGCGCTCTTGATGGTCGGCTTCGGCATGCTGCTGCTCAGCCTGCGCGGCCAGATCCCGGATGCGATCAGCATCGTCGTCGGCAACGGCCTGGTGCTGGGCGGCATGGGCATGCGCATCGCCGCGATCTCGACCTTCTGGCGGATCAGCCGCTACAATCTGGCAGCCTTCCTGCCGACGGCGGTCTGGCTGCTGCTGTGCCTCTATCCGCCGTTCTACGAGAGCTACCTTGCCCGCTCGCTCTACCAGCACCTCGCCCTGACGGCCACGTCGGCGACCGCCATCTACCTGTCCGTCACGCTGAACACCGACGGGATCCGCGCCGCGCGCTGGCTGAGCTGGGTCATGACCCTGGAACTCCTCGCCCAGAGCGCCCTGTTCATCGGCGTCTATGCCAGCGGCATGACCCGGTTCGAGCAGGCGCTGTCCTCGCAGATCTTTGCCGGCTACATCCTCTGGATGATCATGGCGGTGATGGCGACCATCATCTGCGCCTTCGCCATGGTGATCGAACGGGAGGAACGCTACCTGCGGGACCAGGCCCGCCGCGACCCGCTGACCGGCCTTGCCAACCGCCGCGACTTCTTCGAGAGCGTCCGCCGCTGGATCGAGACGGCCGGCCCCGAGCGCAGCTACGCGGTTGCCCTGTTCGACCTGGACGAGTTCAAGTCTGTCAATGACCGCTATGGCCATGCCATGGGCGACGAGATGCTGCTGACCTTTGCCGCCTGTTGCAACCAGCTCAGGGGCGCCGACGACATCGTCGGACGTCTGGGCGGCGAGGAATTCGTCGTCTTCCTGCCCGACAGCGAAGACATCTGCGCCTTCGAGTTCGCCGACCGGCTGCGGCAGCGCTTCGCCGCCGAGGTCCGTGCCAAGACGGGCGGCATCCTGATCACCACCACAAGCGCCGGGATCCATGCCGGGTCGACGTCGGGCCAGTCGCTCGACGCCGTGATGGCCCATGCCGACGAGGCGCTTTACGCGGCCAAGCGCAGCGGCCGCAACCGCGTCATGCGCGCGCCAGCTGCCGAGCCGGACCTTGCGGTCCAGGCCAGCCACCCGCGGGCCGGCGGGGCCCTGCGCTCCGCCCTGGTGATGAGAGGCGTCTGA
- the ubiA gene encoding 4-hydroxybenzoate octaprenyltransferase: protein MSFKIFGTKDTGPVADAVKRHWVDTRLPPWARPYARLARWERPIGWWLLLWPCWWSAALAAMSTGAPWPDPWHLALFLVGAVAMRGAGCTYNDLVDEDIDARVERTRSRPIPAGQVSRTQAKIFLVLQALVGGLVLLQFNLFAILLGLASLLVVAIYPFMKRFTDWPQLFLGFAFSWGALMGWAAVYGRLDWAPIALYAGGIAWTIGYDTIYAHQDKEDDALVGVRSTARLFGGWTKPALAVLYGLATALFMLAAALVDAGPFAFIGLLLGAGHLLWQIVVLDIDDPDQCLRLFRSNTTYGWIVFAGFCAEAFLAAL, encoded by the coding sequence ATGAGCTTCAAGATCTTCGGCACCAAGGACACCGGCCCCGTCGCTGACGCGGTCAAGCGCCACTGGGTAGACACGCGCCTGCCGCCGTGGGCGCGCCCCTATGCGCGCCTCGCCCGGTGGGAACGCCCCATTGGCTGGTGGCTGCTGCTGTGGCCCTGCTGGTGGTCGGCGGCTCTGGCCGCCATGTCGACCGGCGCGCCCTGGCCCGATCCCTGGCACCTGGCGCTGTTCCTGGTGGGGGCGGTCGCCATGCGCGGGGCCGGCTGCACCTACAACGATCTCGTCGACGAGGACATTGACGCAAGGGTCGAGCGCACCCGGTCGCGTCCCATTCCCGCCGGCCAGGTTAGCCGCACCCAGGCCAAGATCTTCCTCGTGCTGCAGGCGCTCGTCGGCGGACTGGTGCTGCTCCAGTTCAACCTGTTTGCCATCCTGCTCGGGCTGGCGTCGCTGCTGGTGGTGGCGATCTATCCCTTCATGAAGCGCTTCACCGACTGGCCGCAGCTCTTCCTGGGCTTCGCCTTCTCCTGGGGCGCGCTGATGGGCTGGGCGGCGGTCTACGGGCGGCTCGACTGGGCGCCGATCGCGCTCTATGCCGGCGGCATTGCCTGGACCATCGGCTACGACACCATCTACGCCCACCAGGACAAGGAAGACGACGCGCTCGTGGGCGTCCGCTCGACCGCACGCCTGTTCGGCGGCTGGACGAAGCCGGCGCTGGCTGTCCTCTACGGTCTGGCGACGGCGCTGTTCATGCTGGCAGCGGCGCTGGTGGATGCAGGCCCCTTCGCCTTCATCGGCCTGCTTCTGGGGGCGGGACACCTGCTCTGGCAGATCGTTGTGCTCGACATCGACGACCCGGACCAGTGCCTGCGGCTGTTCCGGTCCAACACCACCTATGGCTGGATCGTCTTCGCCGGGTTCTGCGCCGAGGCATTTCTCGCGGCCCTCTGA
- a CDS encoding GGDEF domain-containing protein, giving the protein MAFSNSLLLVAQAALYFGVMITLLHWRRSIGLGVFMCALGVMHFLETYLASVFYVQLPFGIISPGSTVLFTGKLLMILLLYVKEDAATVRQPIHGLLIGNFLIVGLVMLLRNHETVELAAGRAPDIGFVDEMGLLMVWGTVLLYIDSLAIILLYERLGRWLGRHFGLRVLICGAVVLTFDQLGFFLALHWVSGAPVEALVGGWIAKMLAVLLYTLFFLIYLALFPAAEPKGGPRRFRDVFQALTYRERYEDLLRSSHLDFLTKVSHRSQFDTTAKARLAEVLEAGQVASLLIIDIDHFKRVNDTYGHQAGDEVLATVARVLRDNQRSDDHVFRYGGEEFVILSLRMGAEAAQSFADRLRRQIEEVTRDAFLEAVTVSVGIASAPVEADSIDALFEAADRRLYVAKARGRNRVVGALNEAEPVVPAD; this is encoded by the coding sequence ATGGCATTTTCAAATTCGCTCCTTCTGGTTGCCCAGGCCGCGCTATACTTCGGCGTGATGATCACGCTGCTGCACTGGCGCCGGAGCATCGGGCTCGGCGTGTTCATGTGCGCGCTGGGCGTCATGCATTTCCTCGAGACCTATCTGGCGAGCGTTTTCTACGTGCAGCTGCCCTTCGGCATCATCTCGCCGGGGTCGACGGTGCTCTTCACCGGCAAGCTGCTGATGATCCTGCTCCTCTACGTCAAGGAAGATGCAGCGACCGTGCGCCAGCCGATCCATGGCCTGCTGATCGGCAATTTCCTGATCGTCGGCCTGGTCATGCTGCTGCGCAACCACGAGACCGTCGAACTGGCGGCCGGCCGTGCCCCGGACATCGGCTTTGTCGACGAGATGGGGCTGCTGATGGTCTGGGGCACGGTGCTGCTCTACATCGACAGCCTGGCGATCATCCTGCTGTACGAGCGGCTGGGCCGCTGGCTCGGGCGGCATTTCGGCCTGCGGGTGCTGATCTGCGGCGCCGTGGTGCTGACCTTCGATCAGCTCGGCTTCTTCCTCGCGTTGCACTGGGTGTCCGGCGCGCCGGTCGAGGCGCTGGTCGGGGGCTGGATCGCCAAGATGCTGGCGGTGCTCCTCTACACGCTGTTCTTCCTGATTTACCTGGCGCTGTTCCCGGCTGCCGAGCCGAAGGGCGGGCCGCGCCGCTTCCGGGATGTCTTCCAGGCGCTCACCTACCGCGAGCGCTACGAGGATCTGCTCAGGAGCTCGCATCTCGACTTCCTGACCAAGGTGTCGCACCGCAGCCAGTTCGACACCACCGCCAAGGCCCGGCTGGCCGAGGTGCTTGAGGCGGGTCAGGTGGCCAGCCTCCTCATCATCGACATCGACCATTTCAAGCGGGTCAATGACACCTACGGCCATCAGGCCGGCGACGAGGTGCTGGCGACCGTGGCCCGGGTCCTGCGCGACAACCAGCGCTCGGACGATCATGTCTTCCGCTACGGTGGCGAGGAGTTCGTCATCCTCAGCCTGCGGATGGGCGCCGAGGCGGCCCAGTCCTTTGCCGACCGCCTGCGCCGGCAGATCGAGGAGGTGACGCGCGACGCGTTCCTCGAGGCGGTTACCGTCAGCGTCGGGATCGCATCCGCGCCGGTCGAGGCCGACAGCATCGATGCCCTGTTCGAGGCGGCCGACCGGCGGCTCTACGTGGCCAAGGCGCGCGGACGCAACCGGGTCGTCGGCGCCCTGAACGAGGCCGAACCCGTCGTCCCGGCCGACTGA
- a CDS encoding GNAT family N-acetyltransferase, whose amino-acid sequence MTRAAGLCLLLGGPGTCDTIIDLARQFWAEAGESFTRRQEDALRTLMVDASLGRAWLAQYRNEPAGFAVALYRHSIGYGGRVALLDDLYVVEKLRGRGLGRRMLRAITEDLEAFGILQVHALAPRHSAAADLYESEGFLCSRLQLLERPFDQDLPDPT is encoded by the coding sequence ATGACACGCGCCGCTGGGCTTTGTCTGTTGCTGGGGGGACCGGGAACCTGTGACACGATCATCGATCTTGCGCGGCAGTTCTGGGCCGAGGCCGGCGAGAGCTTCACGCGCCGCCAGGAAGATGCCCTGCGCACCCTGATGGTCGATGCCAGCCTGGGACGGGCATGGCTCGCCCAGTACCGCAACGAACCGGCGGGCTTTGCCGTGGCGCTCTACCGCCATTCGATCGGATATGGCGGCCGCGTGGCGCTGCTGGACGATCTCTATGTCGTCGAGAAGCTGCGGGGCCGTGGGCTGGGCCGGCGCATGCTGCGTGCGATCACCGAGGATCTGGAAGCCTTCGGAATCCTCCAGGTCCACGCCCTCGCGCCGCGCCATTCCGCCGCCGCCGATCTCTATGAGAGCGAAGGTTTCCTGTGCTCCCGCCTGCAGTTGCTGGAACGTCCCTTCGATCAGGACCTGCCTGACCCGACCTGA